From one Orcinus orca chromosome 10, mOrcOrc1.1, whole genome shotgun sequence genomic stretch:
- the LOC105747902 gene encoding LOW QUALITY PROTEIN: uncharacterized protein LOC105747902 (The sequence of the model RefSeq protein was modified relative to this genomic sequence to represent the inferred CDS: inserted 1 base in 1 codon; substituted 2 bases at 2 genomic stop codons) — MEVTKKVGGPDPSGSQGHPSAGSQQLGGGPRGSQGPWISSGSVYLRQGLSLSTEAILDGSYGSASQAHTHEPSHQQLWDPAEVSSQCGCERASEDSLRLSSTSSFPGSIVGAQTHLVTENRTLALPVCRHGDCTSDVAQLGLCCSRLQVQMAGEGKAPAKVLVGWGKGPCRPKQIAPLGIRKSRWLPYFLSGEDGSAAAQGPLLAPAQAQGQGQCPCSAQAPPTPTPTQANTPALDTISMSAAVESYTCNLDHLMDTNAITKGLSQDLLPRKCGNQWSIQLESPKGVTSCQDKVNFHSQDEPATPARTPKESPDQAQELEVAQRPVLPRQPENQVEKPMVCTSRPGSPKPGSGPPETPKSKRGNQEICSSQPGQQPLNACSNTCSNVPPSAYQVTCRNSPTVQPPKEAMQIPPSSAPTCQLRDAVEDRVLVFDMATGNTRTGLLCHDPMGSRAVLVGLMPSHPSICASENTLSTRPLTRPIFSPDSDGSSFWSTTPMVSSPVPSSLSSGSYREVALVPKEARLNLESRGSPGTETPIRMGMLTGHVPLGMPLQFGERILSHAYDPGWSKPDAEKTETSHTIWMQDASRMQDTSMVQAKKLQWMNSELTPEPVPPAKTQQVPRPLLQEDVGNHNQKEVVIAHPDSPQVKGAGHAPLCGQPPLAEQHPLSRQPPSAGQPPSAEQRPLPRQTHLSGXPPLAEQAPSTKQPPLPGRAPLTGAPIARQLSLTRQPPFSQEPPISNKPTLSRGPPTTRDPGQASTLCQEGEPLGPPTHVGVLRVTPAPEETCVYVSRENVGVSAGQSFSSHRLSSWQAGSCPREREEQPSLLTFTTPGPGCKVLPXGPRFKLTAEDITHSPVVAQLGLLRGACYELVPTMDVLPVRSPVLCRHSRDPYQDMASVVIDTGTGFTKCGLAGEDHVLSVLRSRIQLLQHPVHGQPRYAVPENREGSYSVLNRGVVSDWDALEVLWQHLFYCRLGVQPEELAVLVADSPTSPCTNREKVAEILFEHFHVPAMQTVHQALLALYAYGRTTGLVLGSGHGTSSVAPIITGDLAPLDTYRLDVAGADLTEYLAQLLPAGGQSLFKAWLVNQIEEACCYVPMDMTAEMARAQALARVDFLLADKQVITLGSECFCCPEALFQPNILGLNQPGLPQLALLSISRLEAKQQEQLLASVVLDGGGTLLSGFPECLRQELGPGATVLGSLHRAAAAWLGGSIMASRDSFQSLXLSHREYEEEGPWAIYKYHL; from the exons ATGGAAGTCACCAAGAAAGTGGGGGGCCCTGATCCATCGGGCTCCCAGGGCCACCCCTCAGCTGGCAGCCAGCAGCTGGGCGGTGGCCCTAGAGGGTCCCAGGGACCATGGATAAGCTCAGGATCTGTATACTTGAGGCAGGGGTTGTCACTGTCCACCGAGGCCATCCTTGATGGGTCCTATGGCTCAGCCTCCCAGGCCCATACACACGAGCCCAGTCACCAGCAACTCTGGGACCCTGCTGAGGTTAGCTCCCAATGTGGCTGTGAGCGGGCCTCTGAGGATTCCCTGAGACTCTCCTCCACTAGCTCGTTTCCAGGCTCTATCGTGGGAGCCCAAACACATCTCGTCACAGAGAACAGGACCCTGGCCCTACCGGTGTGCAGGCACGGTGACTGCACCAGTGATGTGGCCCAGCTCGGACTCTGCTGTTCCCGGCTTCAGGTGCAGATGGCGGGGGAGGGCAAGGCTCCAGCTAAAGTCCTAGTAGGCTGGGGCAAAGGCCCCTGCAGGCCCAAACAGATAGCCCCATTGGGCATTAGGAAGAGCCGGTGGCTACCGTATTTTCTTTCAGGGGAGGATGGCTCAGCTGCAGCCCAAGGTCCTCTTCTGGCTCCGGCCCAAGCTCAGGGCCAGGGCCAGTGCCCATGTTCGGCTCAGGCTcctccaactccaactccaactcaGGCAAATACTCCAGCTCTGGATACAATCTCAATGTCAGCAGCAGTTGAATCTTACACCTGCAACCTTGACCACCTGATGGATACCAATGCCATCACCAAGGGCCTGTCCCAAGACCTCTTGCCCAGGAAATGTGGCAACCAATGGTCTATCCAGTTGGAGTCTCCCAAAGGGGTCACATCCTGCCAGGACAAAGTGAATTTCCATTCTCAGGATGAGCCTGCCACCCCAGCACGCACTCCAAAAGAGTCCCCAGACCAGGCCCAGGAGCTCGAGGTTGCCCAAAGGCCGGTGTTACCAAGGCAGCCTGAGAACCAAGTGGAGAAACCCATGGTCTGTACCTCCAGGCCAGGCAGCCCCAAACCGGGCTCAGGGCCTCCAGAAACCCCCAAGTCCAAGCGGGGTAACCAGGAGATCTGCAGCTCTCAGCCAGGTCAGCAGCCCCTCAATGCTTGCAGCAACACCTGCTCCAATGTGCCGCCGTCTGCCTACCAAGTAACCTGCCGCAACTCCCCCACAGTACAGCCTCCCAAGGAAGCCATGCAGATACCCCCCTCCAGTGCCCCTACCTGCCAGCTCCGGGATGCTGTGGAAGACCGTGTGCTGGTGTTTGATATGGCCACGGGCAACACCAGAACGGGGCTGCTGTGCCATGACCCCATGGGCTCAAGGGCAGTGCTGGTGGGCCTCATGCCCAGCCACCCATCCATCTGTGCCTCTGAAAATACGTTGTCCACCCGGCCATTGACCAGGCCCATCTTCTCCCCTGACAGTGATGGCTCTAGCTTCTGGTCCACCACACCCATGGTGTCCAGCCCTGTGCCCTCCAGCCTTTCATCTGGAAGCTACCGAGAGGTGGCCCTGGTTCCCAAAGAGGCCAGGCTCAACCTGGAGTCACGAGGCTCCCCTGGTACTGAGACACCCATCAGGATGGGGATGCTCACTGGGCATGTTCCACTGGGTATGCCCCTCCAATTTGGAGAGAGGATACTGAGCCATGCCTATGATCCTGGCTGGTCCAAACCTGACGCTGAAAAAACCGAAACTAGTCACACCATCTGGATGCAGGATGCCTCCAGGATGCAGGACACCTCTATGGTCCAGGCCAAGAAACTGCAGTGGATGAACTCAGAGCTGACCCCAGAGCCTGTACCACCAGCCAAAACCCAGCAGGTGCCCAGACCCCTGCTCCAGGAGGATGTAGGCAACCACAATCAGAAAGAGGTCGTTATTGCTCACCCTGACAGCCCTCAGGTCAAAGGTGCTGGGCACGCCCCACTCTGTGGTCAGCCCCCACTAGCTGAGCAGCATCCCCTTTCCCGGCAGCCCCCTTCGGCCGGTCAGCCTCCCTCTGCAGAGCAGCGTCCCCTTCCCAGGCAGACCCACCTTTCTGGATAGCCACCCCTAGCTGAGCAGGCCCCCTCCACCAAGCAGCCCCCACTTCCTGGTCGGGCCCCTCTCACTGGAGCCCCTATTGCCAGGCAGCTTTCTCTCACTAGGCAGCCTCCCTTTTCCCAAGAACCCCCCATCTCCAATAAGCCCACTCTCTCAAGAGGTCCCCCCACCACTAGGGACCCTGGTCAGGCCTCCACCCTGTGCCAGGAAGGTGAGCCATTGGGCCCGCCTACCCATGTGGGGGTACTTCGGGTGACCCCGGCCCCTGAGGAGACCTGTGTCTATGTAAGCAGAGAAAATGTTGGTGTCAGTGCTGGTCAAAGCTTCAGCTCACATCGGCTCTCATCCTGGCAAGCTGGCAGCTGCCCCAGGGAGCGGGAGGAGCAGCCTTCCCTGCTCACATTCACCACACCTGGTCCTGGCTGCAAGGTCTTGC ACGGCCCCCGGTTCAAGCTGACAGCTGAGGACATTACACACTCGCCAGTGGTCGCGCAGCTTGGCCTTCTCCGAGGGGCCTGCTATGAGCTGGTGCCCACCATGGATGTTCTGCCAGTACGGTCCCCAGTGCTCTGCCGCCATTCACGGGACCCCTACCAGGACATGGCATCTGTGGTGATCGACACAGGCACAGGCTTCACCAAATGTGGACTGGCTGGAGAGGACCACGTCCTCAGTGTGCTGCGCTCACGCATCCAGCTGCTCCAGCATCCAGTCCACGGCCAGCCCAGGTACGCAGTGCCTGAGAACCGAGAGGGTTCCTACTCGGTGCTGAATCGAGGAGTGGTCTCTGACTGGGATGCACTGGAGGTGCTGTGGCAGCACCTGTTCTATTGCAGGCTGGGTGTGCAGCCCGAGGAGCTGGCTGTGCTTGTGGCGGACTCACCCACATCACCATGCACGAACCGAGAAAAGGTGGCTGAAATACTCTTTGAGCATTTCCATGTGCCAGCCATGCAGACAGTGCATCAGGCCCTGCTGGCACTCTATGCTTATGGGCGGACCACTGGGCTGGTGCTGGGCAGTGGCCATGGCACCTCCTCTGTGGCACCCATCATCACCGGGGATCTGGCCCCACTTGACACCTACCGGCTGGATGTGGCGGGTGCTGACCTCACTGAATACCTGGCTCAGCTGTTGCCGGCAGGTGGCCAGTCACTGTTCAAGGCATGGCTGGTCAACCAGATTGAAGAGGCCTGCTGCTATGTGCCCATGGACATGACAGCTGAGATGGCCCGTGCCCAGGCCCTGGCCCGGGTGGACTTTTTGCTTGCAGACAAGCAGGTTATCACACTGGGCTCTGAGTGCTTCTGCTGCCCCGAGGCCCTCTTCCAGCCCAATATTCTAGGCCTCAATCAGCCAGGCCTTCCACAACTAGCCCTCCTAAGTATCAGCCGGCTGGAGGCCAAGCAGCAGGAGCAGCTGCTGGCCAGTGTGGTGCTGGACGGTGGCGGCACCCTGTTGAGTGGCTTTCCTGAGTGCCTGAGACAGGAGCTGGGCCCCGGTGCCACTGTGCTGGGCTCTCTGCACCGTGCTGCTGCTGCTTGGCTTGGAGGCTCCATCATGGCGTCCCGGGACTCCTTCCAGAGCCTGTAGCTCAGCCACCGTGAGTACGAGGAGGAGGGCCCATGGGCCATCTATAAGTACCATCTGTGA
- the CAMKV gene encoding caM kinase-like vesicle-associated protein isoform X1 gives MPFGCVTLGDKKNYNQPSEVTDRYDLGQVIKTEEFCEIFRAKDKTTGKLHTCKKFQKRDGRKVRKAAKNEIGILKMVKHPNILQLVDVFVTRKEYFIFLELATGREVFDWILDQGYYSERDTSNVVRQVLEAVAYLHSLKIVHRNLKLENLVYYNRLKNSKIVISDFHLAKLENGLIKEPCGTPEYLGKQGVGWGRVGHSLQGVALGGWGGKEVPIPANGCEWYKAWPGLILTSRWTLFAAPEVVGRQRYGRPVDCWAIGVIMYILLSGNPPFYEEVEEDDYENHDKNLFRKILAGDYEFDSPYWDDISQAAKDLVTRLMEVEQDQRITAEEAISHEWISGNAASDKNIKDGVCAQIEKNFARAKWKKAVRVTTLMKRLRAPEQSSTAAAQSAPATDTATSGAAGGATAASGAAPALGGSATPATVGGVTKSDNVAPADRSATPATDGSATPATDGSITPATDGSITPATDGSVTPATDRSVTPATDGRATPAVEESTMPTTQSSATLATKAAATPEPALAQPDSTAPGGATGQAPPSSKGEEAAGSAQESRREETS, from the exons ATGCCGTTTGGGTGTGTGACTCTGGGTGACAAGAAGAACTATAACCAGCCATCGGAGGTGACTGACAGATATGATTTGGGACAGGTCATCAAGAC TGAGGAGTTCTGTGAGATCTTTCGGGCCAAGGACAAGACAACAGGCAAGCTGCACACCTGCAAGAAATTCCAGAAGCGGGATGGCCGCAAGGTGCGGAAGGCAGCCAAGAACGAGATAGGCATCCTCAAGAT GGTGAAGCATCCCAACATCCTACAACTGGTGGATGTGTTTGTGACCCGCAAGGAGTACTTTATCTTCCTGGAGCT GGCCACGGGGAGGGAGGTGTTTGACtggatcctggaccagggctactACTCGGAGCGAGACACGAGCAACGTGGTGCGGCAGGTCCTGGAGGCGGTGGCCTACCTGCACTCACTCAAGATCGTGCACAGGAACCTCAAG CTGGAGAACCTGGTTTACTACAACCGGTTGAAGAACTCAAAGATTGTCATCAGCGACTTTCACCTGGCTAAGCTAGAGAATGGCCTCATCAAGGAGCCCTGTGGGACCCCCGAGTACCTGGGCAagcagggagtggggtggggcagggtgggacACAGCCTTCAAGGAGTGgctctgggtgggtggggggggaaggAAGTCCCTATCCCAGCAAATGGGTGTGAGTGGTACAAGGCCTGGCCAGGCCTGATATTGACCAGCAGGTGGACACTGTTTGCAGCCCCAGAGGTGGTAGGCCGGCAGCGGTATGGACGCCCTGTGGACTGCTGGGCCATTGGAGTCATCATGTACATCCT GCTTTCAGGGAATCCACCTTTCTATGAGGAGGTGGAGGAAGATGACTATGAGAACCACGACAAGAACCTCTTCCGCAAGATCCTGGCTGGCGACTATGAGTTTGACTCTCCATACTGGGATGACATTTCGCAGGCGG CCAAAGACCTGGTCACAAGGCTGATGGAGGTGGAGCAAGACCAGCGGATCACTGCGGAAGAGGCCATTTCCCATGAGTG GATTTCTGGCAATGCTGCTTCTGATAAGAACATCAAGGATGGTGTCTGTGCCCAGATTGAAAAGAACTTTGCCAGGGCTAAGTGGAAG AAGGCTGTCCGAGTGACCACCCTCATGAAACGGCTCAGGGCACCGGAGCAGTCCAGCACGGCTGCAGCCCAGTCTGCCCCAGCCACAGACACTGCCACCTCTGGGGCTGCAGGCGGGGCCACAGCTGCAAGTGGAGCTGCCCCAGCCCTTGGGGGCAGTGCCACCCCAGCCACAGTGGGTGGTGTTACGAAGAGTGATAATGTAGCCCCTGCAGACCGTAGTGCCACCCCAGCCACAGATGGCAGTGCCACTCCAGCCACTGATGGGAGCATCACCCCAGCCACTGATGGGAGCATCACCCCAGCCACTGATGGGAGTGTCACCCCAGCCACTGACAGAAGTGTTACTCCAGCCACTGATGGGAGAGCCACACCAGCCGTGGAAGAGAGCACCATGCCCACTACCCAAAGCAGTGCCACACTGGCCACCAAGGCTGCTGCCACCCCTGAGCCGGCTTTGGCCCAGCCGGACAGCACAGCCCCAGGGGGCGCAACAGGCCAGGCTCCACCCTCTAGTAAAGGGGAAGAGGCTGCTGGCTCTGCCCAGGAGTCTCGGAGGGAGGAGACCAGCTGA
- the CAMKV gene encoding caM kinase-like vesicle-associated protein isoform X2: MPFGCVTLGDKKNYNQPSEVTDRYDLGQVIKTEEFCEIFRAKDKTTGKLHTCKKFQKRDGRKVRKAAKNEIGILKMVKHPNILQLVDVFVTRKEYFIFLELATGREVFDWILDQGYYSERDTSNVVRQVLEAVAYLHSLKIVHRNLKLENLVYYNRLKNSKIVISDFHLAKLENGLIKEPCGTPEYLAPEVVGRQRYGRPVDCWAIGVIMYILLSGNPPFYEEVEEDDYENHDKNLFRKILAGDYEFDSPYWDDISQAAKDLVTRLMEVEQDQRITAEEAISHEWISGNAASDKNIKDGVCAQIEKNFARAKWKKAVRVTTLMKRLRAPEQSSTAAAQSAPATDTATSGAAGGATAASGAAPALGGSATPATVGGVTKSDNVAPADRSATPATDGSATPATDGSITPATDGSITPATDGSVTPATDRSVTPATDGRATPAVEESTMPTTQSSATLATKAAATPEPALAQPDSTAPGGATGQAPPSSKGEEAAGSAQESRREETS; the protein is encoded by the exons ATGCCGTTTGGGTGTGTGACTCTGGGTGACAAGAAGAACTATAACCAGCCATCGGAGGTGACTGACAGATATGATTTGGGACAGGTCATCAAGAC TGAGGAGTTCTGTGAGATCTTTCGGGCCAAGGACAAGACAACAGGCAAGCTGCACACCTGCAAGAAATTCCAGAAGCGGGATGGCCGCAAGGTGCGGAAGGCAGCCAAGAACGAGATAGGCATCCTCAAGAT GGTGAAGCATCCCAACATCCTACAACTGGTGGATGTGTTTGTGACCCGCAAGGAGTACTTTATCTTCCTGGAGCT GGCCACGGGGAGGGAGGTGTTTGACtggatcctggaccagggctactACTCGGAGCGAGACACGAGCAACGTGGTGCGGCAGGTCCTGGAGGCGGTGGCCTACCTGCACTCACTCAAGATCGTGCACAGGAACCTCAAG CTGGAGAACCTGGTTTACTACAACCGGTTGAAGAACTCAAAGATTGTCATCAGCGACTTTCACCTGGCTAAGCTAGAGAATGGCCTCATCAAGGAGCCCTGTGGGACCCCCGAGTACCTGG CCCCAGAGGTGGTAGGCCGGCAGCGGTATGGACGCCCTGTGGACTGCTGGGCCATTGGAGTCATCATGTACATCCT GCTTTCAGGGAATCCACCTTTCTATGAGGAGGTGGAGGAAGATGACTATGAGAACCACGACAAGAACCTCTTCCGCAAGATCCTGGCTGGCGACTATGAGTTTGACTCTCCATACTGGGATGACATTTCGCAGGCGG CCAAAGACCTGGTCACAAGGCTGATGGAGGTGGAGCAAGACCAGCGGATCACTGCGGAAGAGGCCATTTCCCATGAGTG GATTTCTGGCAATGCTGCTTCTGATAAGAACATCAAGGATGGTGTCTGTGCCCAGATTGAAAAGAACTTTGCCAGGGCTAAGTGGAAG AAGGCTGTCCGAGTGACCACCCTCATGAAACGGCTCAGGGCACCGGAGCAGTCCAGCACGGCTGCAGCCCAGTCTGCCCCAGCCACAGACACTGCCACCTCTGGGGCTGCAGGCGGGGCCACAGCTGCAAGTGGAGCTGCCCCAGCCCTTGGGGGCAGTGCCACCCCAGCCACAGTGGGTGGTGTTACGAAGAGTGATAATGTAGCCCCTGCAGACCGTAGTGCCACCCCAGCCACAGATGGCAGTGCCACTCCAGCCACTGATGGGAGCATCACCCCAGCCACTGATGGGAGCATCACCCCAGCCACTGATGGGAGTGTCACCCCAGCCACTGACAGAAGTGTTACTCCAGCCACTGATGGGAGAGCCACACCAGCCGTGGAAGAGAGCACCATGCCCACTACCCAAAGCAGTGCCACACTGGCCACCAAGGCTGCTGCCACCCCTGAGCCGGCTTTGGCCCAGCCGGACAGCACAGCCCCAGGGGGCGCAACAGGCCAGGCTCCACCCTCTAGTAAAGGGGAAGAGGCTGCTGGCTCTGCCCAGGAGTCTCGGAGGGAGGAGACCAGCTGA
- the CAMKV gene encoding caM kinase-like vesicle-associated protein isoform X3, with amino-acid sequence MVKHPNILQLVDVFVTRKEYFIFLELATGREVFDWILDQGYYSERDTSNVVRQVLEAVAYLHSLKIVHRNLKLENLVYYNRLKNSKIVISDFHLAKLENGLIKEPCGTPEYLAPEVVGRQRYGRPVDCWAIGVIMYILLSGNPPFYEEVEEDDYENHDKNLFRKILAGDYEFDSPYWDDISQAAKDLVTRLMEVEQDQRITAEEAISHEWISGNAASDKNIKDGVCAQIEKNFARAKWKKAVRVTTLMKRLRAPEQSSTAAAQSAPATDTATSGAAGGATAASGAAPALGGSATPATVGGVTKSDNVAPADRSATPATDGSATPATDGSITPATDGSITPATDGSVTPATDRSVTPATDGRATPAVEESTMPTTQSSATLATKAAATPEPALAQPDSTAPGGATGQAPPSSKGEEAAGSAQESRREETS; translated from the exons AT GGTGAAGCATCCCAACATCCTACAACTGGTGGATGTGTTTGTGACCCGCAAGGAGTACTTTATCTTCCTGGAGCT GGCCACGGGGAGGGAGGTGTTTGACtggatcctggaccagggctactACTCGGAGCGAGACACGAGCAACGTGGTGCGGCAGGTCCTGGAGGCGGTGGCCTACCTGCACTCACTCAAGATCGTGCACAGGAACCTCAAG CTGGAGAACCTGGTTTACTACAACCGGTTGAAGAACTCAAAGATTGTCATCAGCGACTTTCACCTGGCTAAGCTAGAGAATGGCCTCATCAAGGAGCCCTGTGGGACCCCCGAGTACCTGG CCCCAGAGGTGGTAGGCCGGCAGCGGTATGGACGCCCTGTGGACTGCTGGGCCATTGGAGTCATCATGTACATCCT GCTTTCAGGGAATCCACCTTTCTATGAGGAGGTGGAGGAAGATGACTATGAGAACCACGACAAGAACCTCTTCCGCAAGATCCTGGCTGGCGACTATGAGTTTGACTCTCCATACTGGGATGACATTTCGCAGGCGG CCAAAGACCTGGTCACAAGGCTGATGGAGGTGGAGCAAGACCAGCGGATCACTGCGGAAGAGGCCATTTCCCATGAGTG GATTTCTGGCAATGCTGCTTCTGATAAGAACATCAAGGATGGTGTCTGTGCCCAGATTGAAAAGAACTTTGCCAGGGCTAAGTGGAAG AAGGCTGTCCGAGTGACCACCCTCATGAAACGGCTCAGGGCACCGGAGCAGTCCAGCACGGCTGCAGCCCAGTCTGCCCCAGCCACAGACACTGCCACCTCTGGGGCTGCAGGCGGGGCCACAGCTGCAAGTGGAGCTGCCCCAGCCCTTGGGGGCAGTGCCACCCCAGCCACAGTGGGTGGTGTTACGAAGAGTGATAATGTAGCCCCTGCAGACCGTAGTGCCACCCCAGCCACAGATGGCAGTGCCACTCCAGCCACTGATGGGAGCATCACCCCAGCCACTGATGGGAGCATCACCCCAGCCACTGATGGGAGTGTCACCCCAGCCACTGACAGAAGTGTTACTCCAGCCACTGATGGGAGAGCCACACCAGCCGTGGAAGAGAGCACCATGCCCACTACCCAAAGCAGTGCCACACTGGCCACCAAGGCTGCTGCCACCCCTGAGCCGGCTTTGGCCCAGCCGGACAGCACAGCCCCAGGGGGCGCAACAGGCCAGGCTCCACCCTCTAGTAAAGGGGAAGAGGCTGCTGGCTCTGCCCAGGAGTCTCGGAGGGAGGAGACCAGCTGA